The Montipora capricornis isolate CH-2021 unplaced genomic scaffold, ASM3666992v2 scaffold_168, whole genome shotgun sequence genome has a window encoding:
- the LOC138034769 gene encoding guanylate-binding protein 7-like, with the protein MPCHHHYCCRIHLFKQNNMNFPVLRRLATFSLLILSASCIQAKIAQIFLKYNITGKVYILNEDIVDEISRLQQPIRVIAVLGDARIGKSTTLNMVSHIWSGESKKEVEEIFKTGDTMESVTHDVWAYIFRPRQGTVESGESVILLDVAGTNLGDDTLTTHLSMFTALISSSLNIFVHETFQNNNLHFLYHLSRLSSVVFPNITLYNFPKLRVVVRNPLQAPEDRSVEEYVRWSVADPEFKESMRKERKTVSKYFPPHQIDVTPISFVDRKLFSNFEELRNSEYWNEMKKLVRKFQEVQMKRTFKGSPVDGNALAELAVRIVRAMNANSWHEFGNVYDALEKDICKRNHEKLIKPLFAAHKSEEMRGNMSEALRKFTEACVLKSEIVATNEELRKFVEKMQEKEELEERARKAENDRKESERKQKKEQEEFMEKMKEMNKKSNDGWKDHILSVGVGVAIGRILMPLLGLSDIHLKHNVTTNPLSLYNSIGLNGVCWEWNIEAKVNFGLTGEGCGVIAQEVAKIYPWAVTKDENGYLHVRYDALHELISNSHIHNCVDCGYKHNSM; encoded by the coding sequence AGGCAAAAATCGCGCAAATTTTCCTTAAGTACAACATCACAGGTAAAGTCTATATATTGAATGAAGACATTGTGGATGAAATTTCGAGATTGCAGCAACCAATAAGAGTTATTGCTGTGCTTGGAGATGCGAGGATTGGAAAGTCTACCACACTAAACATGGTCAGCCACATTTGGAGTGGAGAAAgcaaaaaagaagttgaagaaatCTTCAAAACAGGAGACACAATGGAATCCGTCACACATGACGTTTGGGCTTACATATTTCGCCCTCGTCAAGGCACTGTCGAATCAGGAGAAAGTGTTATTCTGCTCGATGTTGCAGGCACAAATTTGGGCGATGATACGTTAACAACACACCTGAGTATGTTCACCGCCTTAATTTCGTCTTCTCTGAACATTTTTGTGCACGaaacttttcaaaataataatttgcattttttatatCACTTATCGCGCTTGAGTAGCGTGGTCTTCCCTAACATTACACTTTACAACTTTCCAAAGCTTCGAGTAGTGGTAAGAAACCCACTACAAGCACCCGAGGACAGGTCAGTTGAGGAATACGTTCGATGGTCTGTAGCAGATCCTGAATTCAAAGAAAGCATgcggaaagaaaggaaaactgTTTCAAAGTACTTTCCACCTCATCAAATAGACGTAACTCCAATCTCCTTTGTTGATCGCAAGCTGTTTAGTAACTTTGAAGAACTACGCAACAGCGAGTATTGGAATGAGATGAAAAAGTTGGTTCGAAAATTTCAAGAGGTACAAATGAAAAGGACCTTCAAGGGAAGTCCAGTAGACGGCAATGCATTAGCCGAGTTAGCAGTAAGAATTGTGCGAGCCATGAATGCAAACTCGTGGCATGAATTCGGGAATGTTTATGATGCACTTGAAAAGGACATTTGCAAAAGAAATCACGAAAAGTTGATAAAGCCGCTATTTGCTGCACACAAATCGGAAGAAATGAGAGGCAACATGAGTGAGGCCTTGCGGAAGTTTACCGAGGCGTGTGTCTTGAAAAGCGAGATCGTTGCTACGAATGAAGAGCTACGGAAATTTGTTGAAAAGatgcaagaaaaagaagaattggagGAAAGAGCGAGGAAGGCAGAAAATGACAGAAAGGAATcggaaaggaaacaaaagaaggaACAAGAGGAGTTTATGGAGAAgatgaaagaaatgaataagaaaagcaatgatgGTTGGAAGGATCATATATTATCCGTTGGAGTGGGAGTTGCAATTGGTCGAATTCTTATGCCACTCCTAGGCCTTAGTGACATCCATTTGAAACATAACGTAACCACCAATCCCCTCTCTCTGTATAATTCTATTGGATTAAATGGTGTCTGTTGGGAATGGAACATAGAAGCCAAAGTCAACTTTGGACTGACCGGTGAGGGGTGTGGAGTTATTGCGCAAGAAGTAGCGAAGATCTACCCCTGGGCTGTCACCAAAGACGAAAATGGCTACCTGCACGTTCGCTATGACGCCCTGCACGAGCTGATAAGTAATTCGCATATCCACAACTGTGTAGATTGCGGATATAAACACAATTCTATGTAG